A genomic window from Nicotiana sylvestris unplaced genomic scaffold, ASM39365v2 Un00016, whole genome shotgun sequence includes:
- the LOC104229470 gene encoding B3 domain-containing protein REM9-like isoform X2 has protein sequence MLVDPDKYPSFCKLLFRQGFMDKILMPPVFIKENKKKLAKTCLLKTDIAAGMSWEAKIVKENSHFFICDGEWPKFVAHHKLKRQLFEELSSSSEEEEECDVGIRLSRKSKKVKTEPKELPGVAEEEEAQNRSKENGPKTLRYSVVNLKNKNPYYEMAVRKTHSLFVTIPMTFARWSGIIKMKKITLINGEGKKWKVDIEHIGPRVLIKGGWAAFRTQNKIAANGETCRFKLIQGRRRGRGRSCYVLQVEKISKP, from the exons ATGCTAGTAGATCCCGACAAGTATCCATCGTTTTGCAAGCTATTATTTAGACAAGGTTTCATGGATAAAATA CTAATGCCGCCTGTTTtcatcaaagaaaacaagaagaagttGGCCAAGACTTGCTTACTGAAAACGGACATAGCAGCAGGGATGTCGTGGGAAGCAAAGATAGTGAAGGAGAATTCTCATTTCTTCATATGTGACGGAGAGTGGCCAAAGTTTGTGGCGCATCACAAACTAAA GAGACAACTATTTGAGGAACTCAGCAGTTCCTCTGAAGAGGAAGAGGAATGTGACGTGGGAATCCGACTGTCAAGAAAATCTAAGAAAGTTAAAACGGAGCCAAAAGAATTGCCAG GTGTTGCAGAGGAGGAGGAAGCTCAGAATCGAAGTAAAGAAAATGGTCCAAAAACACTTAGATACAGTGTGGTgaacttgaaaaataaaaatccaTACTATGAAATGGCTGTAAGAAAGACACACTCGCTTTTTGTG ACTATCCCAATGACCTTCGCAAGATGGAGTGGCATAATTAAGATGAAGAAAATAACACTGATTAATGGAGAAGGGAAGAAGTGGAAAGTGGATATAGAGCATATCGGCCCAAGGGTTCTCATAAAAGGAGGATGGGCTGCCTTCAGAACACAAAACAAGATAGCTGCCAATGGTGAAACTTGTCGCTTCAAGTTGATTCAGGGCCGTAGACGTGGGCGTGGACGAAGTTGTTATGTTTTACAGGTTGAAAAGATCTCCAAACCTTGA
- the LOC104229470 gene encoding B3 domain-containing protein REM9-like isoform X1: MLVDPDKYPSFCKLLFRQGFMDKILMPPVFIKENKKKLAKTCLLKTDIAAGMSWEAKIVKENSHFFICDGEWPKFVAHHKLKLGDILLFFLVDKSTFHILPYGQKTCKNLCRRQLFEELSSSSEEEEECDVGIRLSRKSKKVKTEPKELPGVAEEEEAQNRSKENGPKTLRYSVVNLKNKNPYYEMAVRKTHSLFVTIPMTFARWSGIIKMKKITLINGEGKKWKVDIEHIGPRVLIKGGWAAFRTQNKIAANGETCRFKLIQGRRRGRGRSCYVLQVEKISKP, encoded by the exons ATGCTAGTAGATCCCGACAAGTATCCATCGTTTTGCAAGCTATTATTTAGACAAGGTTTCATGGATAAAATA CTAATGCCGCCTGTTTtcatcaaagaaaacaagaagaagttGGCCAAGACTTGCTTACTGAAAACGGACATAGCAGCAGGGATGTCGTGGGAAGCAAAGATAGTGAAGGAGAATTCTCATTTCTTCATATGTGACGGAGAGTGGCCAAAGTTTGTGGCGCATCACAAACTAAAGTTAGGGGACATTTTGCTCTTTTTTCTAGTTGATAAATCAACGTTTCATATACTTCCCTACGGTCAGAAAACTTGTAAAAACCTTTGCAGGAGACAACTATTTGAGGAACTCAGCAGTTCCTCTGAAGAGGAAGAGGAATGTGACGTGGGAATCCGACTGTCAAGAAAATCTAAGAAAGTTAAAACGGAGCCAAAAGAATTGCCAG GTGTTGCAGAGGAGGAGGAAGCTCAGAATCGAAGTAAAGAAAATGGTCCAAAAACACTTAGATACAGTGTGGTgaacttgaaaaataaaaatccaTACTATGAAATGGCTGTAAGAAAGACACACTCGCTTTTTGTG ACTATCCCAATGACCTTCGCAAGATGGAGTGGCATAATTAAGATGAAGAAAATAACACTGATTAATGGAGAAGGGAAGAAGTGGAAAGTGGATATAGAGCATATCGGCCCAAGGGTTCTCATAAAAGGAGGATGGGCTGCCTTCAGAACACAAAACAAGATAGCTGCCAATGGTGAAACTTGTCGCTTCAAGTTGATTCAGGGCCGTAGACGTGGGCGTGGACGAAGTTGTTATGTTTTACAGGTTGAAAAGATCTCCAAACCTTGA